From a single Raphanus sativus cultivar WK10039 chromosome 3, ASM80110v3, whole genome shotgun sequence genomic region:
- the LOC130509182 gene encoding uncharacterized protein LOC130509182 isoform X1 — protein sequence MAGPLLRSLWSNTTRTSFSSHLKFGHSLSYFRAFSAAAGAHPNSSLDPNRLRNVAVIAHVDHGKTTLMDRLLRQCGADIPHERAMDSISLERERGITISSKVTSVFWKDNELNMVDTPGHADFGGEVERVVGMVEGAILVVDAGEGPLAQTKFVLAKALKYGLRPILLLNKVDRPSVSEERCDEVESLVFDLFANLGATEEQLDFPVLYASAKEGWASSTFTKEPPADERNMSQLLDAVVKHVPPPKADLDAPFLMLVSMMEKDYYLGRILTGRVSSGVVRVGDKISGLRKTDSGSEKIEEAKVVKLMKKKGTTIVSIDAAGAGDIICMAGLTTPSIGHTVASAEVTTALPSVELDPPTISMTFGVNDSPLAGRDGTQLTGGKIGDRLMAEAETNLAINVIPGLSESFEVQGRGELQLGILIENMRREGFELSVSPPKVMYKTEDKQRLEPIEEVTIEINEEHVGLVMEALSHRRAEVIDMCPVPGNDGRTRLSLTCPSRGLVGYRCVFSSDTRGTGFMHRAFLKYEKYRGPLGNVRKGVLVSMGYGTITAHSLMGLEARGTLFVSPGLDSYDGMIIGEHSRDTDLDVNPVKAKELTNIRSVNKDENVKLSPPRLMTLEEAIGYVASDELIEVTPKTIRLRKRCLDVTKRKSQSKRAKE from the exons atggcggGGCCTCTGCTTCGATCTCTCTGGTCAAACACCACTCGAACATCCTTCTCTTCCCATCTCAAATTCGGACACTCTCTCTCCTACTTTCGAGCCTTCTCAGCTGCCGCCGGAGCTCATCCTAACAGCTCGCTCGATCCTAATAGACTCCGGAACGTGGCTGTGATCGCTCATGTCGATCACGGGAAGACCACACTCATGGACCGGCTTCTCCGTCAGTGTGGAGCCGACATCCCTCACGAGCGCGCAATGGATTCAATCAGCCTCGAGCGTGAGCGAGGGATCACTATTTCTTCAAAG GTGACATCTGTGTTTTGGAAAGACAATGAACTCAACATGGTTGACACACCTGGTCACGCAGATTTTGGTGGGGAG GTGGAACGAGTCGTTGGTATGGTTGAAGGAGCTATATTAGTTGTTGATGCTGGAGAAGGCCCTCTTGCACAGACTAAGTTTGTTCTTGCTAAGGCCTTGAAGTATGGTCTTCGGCCTATTCTCCTCTTAAACAAAGTTGATCGACCTTCGG TATCAGAAGAAAGGTGTGATGAAGTGGAGAGTTTGGTGTTTGATCTTTTTGCAAATCTTGGTGCTACag AGGAACAACTAGATTTTCCTGTGCTTTATGCCTCGGCAAAAGAAGGGTGGGCATCTTCTACCTTCACCAAAGAACCTCCTGCAGATGAGAGGAATATGTCACAGTTGCTTGATGCTGTAGTAAAACATGTTCCTCCACCAAAAGCAGACCTTGATGCGCCATTTCTGATGCTG GTTTCAATGATGGAAAAGGACTACTATCTGGGGCGAATATTAACGGGAAGAGTATCTTCTGGAGTTGTCCGTGTTGGAGACAAAATCAGTGGACTACGCAAAACTGATTCAGGCTCGGAGAAAATAGAAGAAGCAAAG GTGGtgaagctaatgaaaaagaaAGGTACAACCATTGTTTCAATTGACGCCGCTGGAGCTGGTGATATAATCTGTATGGCTGGTTTGACAACTCCATCAATAGGCCACACGGTGGCTAGTGCAGAG GTCACAACCGCGCTCCCTTCAGTTGAGCTGGATCCACCGACAATTTCTATGACGTTTGGTGTCAATGACTCTCCTCTGGCTGGTCGGGATGGCACCCAA TTAACTGGAGGGAAAATTGGGGACCGGCTAATGGCAGAAGCTGAAACAAATCTTGCCATAAACGTCATTCCAGGCTTGTCAGAGTCATTTGAAGTCCAAGGAAGAGGAGAACTTCAACTTG GTATCTTGATTGAGAATATGAGACGGGAAGGTTTTGAGCTCTCCGTCTCCCCACCTAAAGTCAT GTACAAAACTGAAGATAAACAAAGGCTTGAACCAATTGAAGAGGTGACTATCGAGATTAACGAAGAGCACGTAGGATTAGTGATGGAAGCTCTCTCCCACAGGCGTGCTGAAGTTATTGACATGTGTCCTGTCCCTGGAAATGATGGTAGGACGAGACTGTCTTTAACTTGTCCTTCAAG AGGTTTGGTTGGGTACAGATGTGTGTTTAGCAGCGATACCCGTGGAACAGGGTTCATGCACCGTGCTTTTCTGA AGTATGAAAAGTACCGAGGTCCACTTGGAAATGTTAGGAAAGGAGTGTTG GTTTCAATGGGATATGGAACTATTACAGCTCATTCACTTATGGGTTTAGAAGCTCGTGGGACTCTCTTTGTGTCTCCGGGACTGGAC TCATACGATGGCATGATTATTGGTGAGCACTCACGAGATACAGATCTTGAT GTTAACCCGGTTAAGGCCAAAGAGCTTACCAACATACGCTCTGTTAACAAAGACGAGAATGTGAAGCTATCTCCACCTCGCCTC ATGACACTTGAGGAAGCTATAGGATACGTTGCCTCAGATGAACTTATTGAG GTTACTCCAAAGACGATTAGGTTGAGGAAGAGATGTCTGGACGTTACCAAGCGTAAATCACAGAGCAAACGAGCCAAAGAGTAA
- the LOC130509182 gene encoding uncharacterized protein LOC130509182 isoform X2, whose product MSITGRPHSWTGFSVSVEPTSLTSAQWIQSASSVSEGSLFLQRFRLFCEIGAKGYFLILKMVTSVFWKDNELNMVDTPGHADFGGEVERVVGMVEGAILVVDAGEGPLAQTKFVLAKALKYGLRPILLLNKVDRPSVSEERCDEVESLVFDLFANLGATEEQLDFPVLYASAKEGWASSTFTKEPPADERNMSQLLDAVVKHVPPPKADLDAPFLMLVSMMEKDYYLGRILTGRVSSGVVRVGDKISGLRKTDSGSEKIEEAKVVKLMKKKGTTIVSIDAAGAGDIICMAGLTTPSIGHTVASAEVTTALPSVELDPPTISMTFGVNDSPLAGRDGTQLTGGKIGDRLMAEAETNLAINVIPGLSESFEVQGRGELQLGILIENMRREGFELSVSPPKVMYKTEDKQRLEPIEEVTIEINEEHVGLVMEALSHRRAEVIDMCPVPGNDGRTRLSLTCPSRGLVGYRCVFSSDTRGTGFMHRAFLKYEKYRGPLGNVRKGVLVSMGYGTITAHSLMGLEARGTLFVSPGLDSYDGMIIGEHSRDTDLDVNPVKAKELTNIRSVNKDENVKLSPPRLMTLEEAIGYVASDELIEVTPKTIRLRKRCLDVTKRKSQSKRAKE is encoded by the exons ATGTCGATCACGGGAAGACCACACTCATGGACCGGCTTCTCCGTCAGTGTGGAGCCGACATCCCTCACGAGCGCGCAATGGATTCAATCAGCCTCGAGCGTGAGCGAGGGATCACTATTTCTTCAAAGGTTTCGCCTTTTCTGTGAAATTGGAGCTAAGGGTTACTTCCTAATTTTGAAAATG GTGACATCTGTGTTTTGGAAAGACAATGAACTCAACATGGTTGACACACCTGGTCACGCAGATTTTGGTGGGGAG GTGGAACGAGTCGTTGGTATGGTTGAAGGAGCTATATTAGTTGTTGATGCTGGAGAAGGCCCTCTTGCACAGACTAAGTTTGTTCTTGCTAAGGCCTTGAAGTATGGTCTTCGGCCTATTCTCCTCTTAAACAAAGTTGATCGACCTTCGG TATCAGAAGAAAGGTGTGATGAAGTGGAGAGTTTGGTGTTTGATCTTTTTGCAAATCTTGGTGCTACag AGGAACAACTAGATTTTCCTGTGCTTTATGCCTCGGCAAAAGAAGGGTGGGCATCTTCTACCTTCACCAAAGAACCTCCTGCAGATGAGAGGAATATGTCACAGTTGCTTGATGCTGTAGTAAAACATGTTCCTCCACCAAAAGCAGACCTTGATGCGCCATTTCTGATGCTG GTTTCAATGATGGAAAAGGACTACTATCTGGGGCGAATATTAACGGGAAGAGTATCTTCTGGAGTTGTCCGTGTTGGAGACAAAATCAGTGGACTACGCAAAACTGATTCAGGCTCGGAGAAAATAGAAGAAGCAAAG GTGGtgaagctaatgaaaaagaaAGGTACAACCATTGTTTCAATTGACGCCGCTGGAGCTGGTGATATAATCTGTATGGCTGGTTTGACAACTCCATCAATAGGCCACACGGTGGCTAGTGCAGAG GTCACAACCGCGCTCCCTTCAGTTGAGCTGGATCCACCGACAATTTCTATGACGTTTGGTGTCAATGACTCTCCTCTGGCTGGTCGGGATGGCACCCAA TTAACTGGAGGGAAAATTGGGGACCGGCTAATGGCAGAAGCTGAAACAAATCTTGCCATAAACGTCATTCCAGGCTTGTCAGAGTCATTTGAAGTCCAAGGAAGAGGAGAACTTCAACTTG GTATCTTGATTGAGAATATGAGACGGGAAGGTTTTGAGCTCTCCGTCTCCCCACCTAAAGTCAT GTACAAAACTGAAGATAAACAAAGGCTTGAACCAATTGAAGAGGTGACTATCGAGATTAACGAAGAGCACGTAGGATTAGTGATGGAAGCTCTCTCCCACAGGCGTGCTGAAGTTATTGACATGTGTCCTGTCCCTGGAAATGATGGTAGGACGAGACTGTCTTTAACTTGTCCTTCAAG AGGTTTGGTTGGGTACAGATGTGTGTTTAGCAGCGATACCCGTGGAACAGGGTTCATGCACCGTGCTTTTCTGA AGTATGAAAAGTACCGAGGTCCACTTGGAAATGTTAGGAAAGGAGTGTTG GTTTCAATGGGATATGGAACTATTACAGCTCATTCACTTATGGGTTTAGAAGCTCGTGGGACTCTCTTTGTGTCTCCGGGACTGGAC TCATACGATGGCATGATTATTGGTGAGCACTCACGAGATACAGATCTTGAT GTTAACCCGGTTAAGGCCAAAGAGCTTACCAACATACGCTCTGTTAACAAAGACGAGAATGTGAAGCTATCTCCACCTCGCCTC ATGACACTTGAGGAAGCTATAGGATACGTTGCCTCAGATGAACTTATTGAG GTTACTCCAAAGACGATTAGGTTGAGGAAGAGATGTCTGGACGTTACCAAGCGTAAATCACAGAGCAAACGAGCCAAAGAGTAA
- the LOC130510079 gene encoding blue copper protein-like, with translation MTLLIAALSLMGLARATSFYEVGDTNGWTTKMGLDYYKTWSSSKTFYVGDSLIFQYKHLHNVLEVSFEDYESCNPNSALTTYHSEYEPVKLNRTGHYYFICGVPGHCESGQKLEVLVVAPASLQNTPATTTQQNNSSTSNSNPKPNPTCPDPKPEPSPPWEDPLEVLPVDAATIASLPHNAASDPCVWSGLSILSFLLLQTLVFL, from the coding sequence ATGACTTTGTTAATTGCGGCGTTGTCACTAATGGGATTAGCGCGTGCAACATCCTTTTACGAGGTTGGAGACACCAACGGATGGACGACAAAGATGGGCCTTGACTACTACAAGACATGGTCATCTTCAAAGACTTTCTATGTCGGAGATTCCCTCATCTTTCAATACAAACATCTCCACAACGTGTTGGAAGTGAGCTTCGAAGATTACGAGTCCTGCAACCCTAACTCCGCTCTGACCACATATCACTCCGAGTATGAACCGGTTAAGCTTAACAGAACCGGACACTATTACTTCATATGCGGTGTGCCTGGTCACTGTGAATCTGGTCAAAAGCTTGAGGTCCTAGTCGTGGCTCCTGCCTCTCTGCAGAATACTCCTGCCACAACAACTCAACAAAACAACTCATCTACTTCtaattcaaaccctaaacctaatcCTACTTGTCCTGATCCTAAACCTGAGCCTTCACCGCCATGGGAGGATCCTCTTGAGGTTCTTCCAGTAGATGCTGCAACAATTGCATCACTTCCTCACAATGCAGCCTCAGACCCTTGTGTGTGGAGTGGGTTAAGCATCCTCTCCTTCCTTCTTTTACAAACCCTAGTTTTTCTTTAa
- the LOC130509183 gene encoding uncharacterized protein LOC130509183: protein MAASPTSSSTDMRLLVSPYYLHPSDNTGQAQSPILLNGANYERWAKLLLNSLKAKRKQGFIDGTLKRPVNKPEEEEKWDMVNSMIIGWIYSSIEPKLRPSVSLVDSAKAMWGSLQRRFSVSDDTRIHQLHADIASCKQNGDVVEVYFGRLKVLWDDLADLDKGFSCCCGDSECASMTKYEKKEEKIRVHQFLMGLDNSRFGITRSNLLSRQTDLNLESVYSQIIQEERHLNVMRHEETTPVLGMSTTMQSPQPSQQSLTNAQAAATRVARNNSVCSHCGKQGHEVSQCFQVIGYPEWWGDQNAKPTTGRGTDRGGRGRGRDTQGGRGRGGRGSGFRAYNTNVDNSGSSTTQAPGIPNLTDEQWDTLTKFVSAQKSAANEKLMGPRLEDFDWCG from the exons atggCGGCGTCACCAACATCGTCCTCTACAGACATGCGTTTGCTTGTTTCTCCGTATTACCTCCATCCATCGGATAATACAGGACAAGCTCAGTCACCCATTCTTCTGAATGGAGCAAACTATGAGCGATGGGCAAAACTACTGCTCAATTCGTTGAAAGCAAAACGAAAACAAGGTTTCATTGATGGAACTCTTAAAAGACCAGTCAACaaacctgaagaagaagaaaagtgggACATGGTAAATTCCATGATCATTGGATGGATCTACAGCAGCATTGAACCTAAGCTTCGACCGTCTGTATCTCTTGTGGACAGTGCAAAAGCTATGTGGGGTAGCCTTCAACGAAGGTTTTCTGTAAGTGATGATACCCGGATCCATCAACTGCACGCCGATATTGCATCTTGCAAACAGAACGGCGACGTGGTGGAAGTTTATTTCGGGAGATTGAAGGTCTTGTGGGACGATCTGGCTGATCTTGACAAAGGATTCTCTTGTTGTTGTGGGGATTCAGAATGTGCATCAATGACCAAGTatgagaagaaggaagagaagatACGCGTTCATCAATTCCTTATGGGACTGGATAACTCTCGATTTGGCATTACAAGGTCAAATCTGTTGAGCAGACAAACAGATCTTAATCTTGAGTCTGTATACTCGCAAATCATTCAAGAAGAACGTCACCTGAATGTTATGCGACATGAAGAAACAACCCCAGTCCTTGGTATGTCTACAACAATGCAATCTCCGCAGCCATCACAACAGTCGTTGACTAATGCTCAAGCAGCGGCTACTCGTGTTGCAAGAAACAACTCGGTCTGTTCGCACTGTGGAAAGCAAGGACATGAAGTGAGCCAATGCTTTCAAGTGATTGGTTATCCAGAATGGTGGGGAGATCAGAATGCAAAACCTACCACTGGACGTGGAACAgacagaggaggaagaggaagagggcgTGACACACAAGGAGGCAGAGGACGTGGTGGTCGTGGATCAGGTTTTCGAGCATACAACACTAATGTTGACAATTCTGGGTCGTCAACAACTCAGGCACCTGGTATTCCAAACCTCACAGACGAGCAATGGGACACTCTAACTAAATTTGTCAGCGCACAAAAATCTGCAGCCAATGAGAAGCTTATGG GACCTCGCCTCGAAGACTTTGATTGGTGCGGGTGA